Genomic DNA from Planctomycetota bacterium:
GTGCTGCAGGACGTGCAGGAGCGTTTCGGCTACCTGCCGCCGGCGGCCTTACGGGAGACCAGCCGCCGGACGCGCATCCCGCTGAGCCGCGTCTGGGGCGTCGTCTCCTTCTACGCCCAGTTCTACACGGAGCCCCGCGGCAAGCACACCGTCCGCTGCTGCCGCGGCACGGCGTGCCACGTCAAGGGCGCCGGCCGCATCCTCGACGCCGTCCAGCGCGAACTCGGCATCGAAGAGAGCGAAACGACGCCCGACATGATCTTCTACCTCGAAACCGTGGCGTGCCTGGGCACGTGTTTCCTGGCGCCCGTGATGATGATTGACTCGACGTACTACGGGCGGCTGACGCCCCAGCGGATCGCAAGCGTCCTCCGGACCTATAGGACCCGCGAAGCGTGAAACGCCTCGAATCGGTCAACGCGCTCAAGCAGTGGCGGCGGGGTCTGGCGTCCCGGCCGAAACCGGAAGCGACGCTGCGCGTCTGCTCGACCGGCTGCCGGGCCCTCGGCGCGCTGGAGGTCTGCGACGCGTTCGAGGCCGAGATCGCG
This window encodes:
- a CDS encoding NAD(P)H-dependent oxidoreductase subunit E, encoding VLQDVQERFGYLPPAALRETSRRTRIPLSRVWGVVSFYAQFYTEPRGKHTVRCCRGTACHVKGAGRILDAVQRELGIEESETTPDMIFYLETVACLGTCFLAPVMMIDSTYYGRLTPQRIASVLRTYRTREA